The following coding sequences are from one Melospiza melodia melodia isolate bMelMel2 chromosome 2, bMelMel2.pri, whole genome shotgun sequence window:
- the C2H3orf85 gene encoding uncharacterized protein C3orf85 homolog: protein MARKMFQILVSALLFTASVSSVLGAPFLTEESVNQFLRLKRHVPYSPSYWDSGSSQNTWAHTVAQQISESWAALRETAKYYMDLDPYAFDPSTAGNNIRSYMEHLQQSETHLQQQAIKSYTSCIWPCYGVLCICHYVFDKMTISPPTWV, encoded by the exons ATGGCTCGGAAAATGTTTCAAATTTTGGTGTCTGCTCTGCTGTTTACAG ctTCTGTTTCGAGTGTCCTTGGAGCACCCTTTCTGACAGAAGAATCAGTGAATCAGTTCCTGCGGCTCAAACGACACGTACCATATTCTCCGAGCTACTGGGACTCAGGCAGCAgccagaacacgtgggcacacaCTGTGGCTCAACAG ATTAGTGAATCATGGGCAGCTCTGAGGGAAACAGCAAAATACTACATGGACTTGGACCCTTATGCCTTCGATCCTTCGACAGCTGG CAACAACATCAGATCCTACATGGAGCATCTACAGCAGTCTGAGACTCACCTCCAGCAACAAGCTATTAAATCCTACACATCCTGTATCTGGCCATGTTATGGCGTGTTATGTATTTGCCATTATGTATTTGATAAGATGACTATATCTCCTCCCACTTGGGTCTAA